GATGCCACCCAGAACAATTCTGCTTATCTGGGTGCAAAAAGGGCGCTGTTTGTCTTCAGCTTTGCAATGTCATCAAGTCCCAAGGTAGAGCCTCTAGGTACGTCTTGGGGGGTTGGTCACCAAGAAGAGGACTCCCAGCCTCGCGCAGCTCACCAGAGCGTTTCTTCCCTAACCCAGACATTGCAAAGACCGCATTACCCTCCGAGGCATCCAGCCCAGCTCAGGCCCTGCCAGCCCCGTACCACAGCAGCGCGTTCCGGCTCGGGGTGCAGAACCCGGGGTTCTCTCCAGGTGAGGCCTTCTCTGCCTTGGGCAGGCACCTGTGAGAagctggaggggcagggctgcTCCCCTACAGGACGGGTGCTTCCCACCCCTGTCCTCGCCTTCCTGGTCCTCCCTTCCGCAGGCCCCTGCAGGCCCCCGCAGGCCCGTCTCCCGAGCCGGGGGTGAAACCGCAGCTTCCGCCTGGGGTGGGCTGTTgcgggcagacagacagagaggctggGACAATGGCCGTGGCCAGGGGGTGTGGGAAAGGGGCGCTGggaagccactgagccacctgccTGCCCTTCGAGGAAGGGGAGACGAGGTGTCCGCTGGGATAGAAGCACCTGGCCAAGGCCGAGGCTTAGGGAACGCAAGTGGTCTCTACCCCCCACACCCAACTGCCACTGGTGGGAGCGGAGGAAGGAGGGTCTCGGACAGCTCTTGCCACCCTGACTCCTGCTTACTCTCAGAACTGCAGTCGAGGGGGCGCGGGGAGAGACCTCTGGACCACACCTGACTCCTGACCGCTTGCCTTTCTGCTTCTCCCGGCCCCTCCACCCCTGGCCACCCTGGGGCCTTGCGCTCAAACCCGACCCTTTCCTCCGCAGACTGCATTTTGAGGGACCCCCAGAACGGGGAGCAGCTGAGGCGGAACTGCACCATCTACCGGCCCTGGTTCTCCCCTTACAGCTACTTTGTCTGCACAGACCAGGAGAGCCACCTGGAGGCCTACAGCTTCCTGGAGGTGCAGCGGGACGAGAGCAGGGGGGACAGCTGCCTTCCCGAGGACCTGGCTGAGAGCATCTGCTCgtcctcttcctccccagagaACACCTGCGCCCGAGAGGCCAGCAAGAAGTCTAGGCATGGCCTGGACTCCACGGACTACATCACGTCCCAGGACATTCTCACGGCCTCCAGGTGGCACCCGGCCCAGCAGAGCGGCTACAAGTGTGCGGCCTGCTGCCGCATGTACCCCACTCTGCACTCCCTCAAGAGCCACATCAAGGGGGGCTTCAGGGAAGGCTTCAGCTGCAGGGTGTACTACCGCAAGCTCAAAACCCTCTGGGGCAAGGAGCAGAAGGCCCGGCCCGGGGACCGGCTCTCCTCAGGCAACTGCCAGGCCTTTAAGTAGCCtggttgggggctgggggctgggggtggcagCTGTCCCGTTAGTGGGCGCCTCAGGTAAAGCGGGGAGGAAGCCCGTTCATGCCTCCAGAGAGATGTCAATAAACCCAAGTTGGTCACAGCCTTCGGTCAAGTCCCGGGTCACCTGGATCCACCTGTGGTCCTTCCCGGTCCCCGTCCCATGCCCCCTCTGGCGAACGGTTGCCGAGCAACAGCAGGTCCCCTCGCGGCCCCTCccgccttcccttcccctctcctcctcaaGTTGGAGAAGAG
The window above is part of the Mustela erminea isolate mMusErm1 chromosome 17, mMusErm1.Pri, whole genome shotgun sequence genome. Proteins encoded here:
- the SPATA46 gene encoding spermatogenesis-associated protein 46 isoform X1 → MENFSLLSISGPRISSSALSTFPDIMSSHATSLPDIAKTALPSEASSPAQALPAPYHSSAFRLGVQNPGFSPDCILRDPQNGEQLRRNCTIYRPWFSPYSYFVCTDQESHLEAYSFLEVQRDESRGDSCLPEDLAESICSSSSSPENTCAREASKKSRHGLDSTDYITSQDILTASRWHPAQQSGYKCAACCRMYPTLHSLKSHIKGGFREGFSCRVYYRKLKTLWGKEQKARPGDRLSSGNCQAFK
- the SPATA46 gene encoding spermatogenesis-associated protein 46 isoform X2, translating into MSQDYDLVRKSNYTWGENNFSKCCIHDIAKTALPSEASSPAQALPAPYHSSAFRLGVQNPGFSPDCILRDPQNGEQLRRNCTIYRPWFSPYSYFVCTDQESHLEAYSFLEVQRDESRGDSCLPEDLAESICSSSSSPENTCAREASKKSRHGLDSTDYITSQDILTASRWHPAQQSGYKCAACCRMYPTLHSLKSHIKGGFREGFSCRVYYRKLKTLWGKEQKARPGDRLSSGNCQAFK